Part of the Butyrivibrio fibrisolvens genome, AGGCCACAAGCATCAATGAAGCTTTGGAAGGAGTCAAGAAAGATCTTAAGGCATTAAACGCCTCCGTAACCGTATCACAGGAAGAATATGATGAAGTAACACAGGTTAAGCCAATGTTCCTTGTAAGTGAATATAAATAAATGCAGGATATATAACCGGCTTAAGGATAACAATAGATATCAATAGATAGCAAAATATAGAAAACTTGAATTATTGCATCATGAGGCATAGTTTGATTATGACAAAATGGACTGATTTTTTGAAAGAAGAAGGAATATCGCAAGAGATCATCAAAGATATTGAGCTTTTTAATGAGACTCATAGATCAAAAGATGTATATAAGTCGAGGATTCCTGATCCTAAATATTTATATTATGGCAAGGATACCTGGGAAAAGGCACTATGCAGCATACTTGCAGGTGAGAATATCCTTCTTGCCGGACCTAAAGCGACTGGCAAAAACGTCCTTGCACAGAACCTTGCGGCTGTATTTGAAAGGCCGATATGGGATGTATCTTTTCATATAAATGTTGATGCATCATGGCTTATTGGAACAGACACATATGACGGAGAAAAGGTTGTCTTCAGACAAGGGCCGATACTAAAATGTGCTTTAAATGGAGGTTTCGGAGTACTTGATGAGATCAATATGGCAAGAAATGAAGCTCTTGCAGTACTTCATAGCGTACTTGATTTTAGGCGGGTCTTGGACGTTCCCGGATATGAGAGGACAAGTCTTGATGATGCAACAAGATTTATAGCTACCATGAACTACGGCTATGCCGGGACAAGAGACCTAAATGAAGCACTGTGCTCGAGATTTGCGGTCATAGATATGCCGGTAATAAGTGATGATGACTTAAAACGACTTATCATGAGAGAATTTCCTGACATCAGAAAAGATATATGTGACCAATTTACATACCTCTACAAAGAGATTGAGAAAAAAGCCGAAAGTGCGCAGATAACAGAAAGAGCACTTGATCTTAGAGGACTTCTGGATGCTATATCACTTATGAGAAAAGGGATAAAATCAGGTCCTGCCATAAGTATGTGTATAGTCAACAAGACTTTTGACTCTTATGAAAGAAAGCTTGTTCAGGATGTTGTCGATGCAAGGATATCTGCTGATCTTGACAGGAAGGTCATATTCGCATGATAAAAAAACATTACGAGGGCAATTCAAAAAGAGCTCTGAATATAGTATGGAATGCAGCCGGGCGGTACGATTTTGAACCGCCCTTTTTGGCCTTTTATTCTAATGGTAAGCCTGATCAGTATTTCAATATGATCATAGGATTAACAGTGAAGTGGTTTGACATTAGCCAAATAGTAGCTTTTTTTGATAACTATAGTTATTTGAAAAAAGCTCAGGAATTTGATTCCTACATGTGGCTGGCAATAGAAAATTGTATATTTGAAAAGGAAAAAGTAAGTAGGCCGGTATTATCTGCACTTAGAATAAAGAGAGCTAAAGAATTCTACGAGACAGTGCAGAATTACTCAAGGCAGCAAATGGAGATGCAGAGTATTCCTGTATATAATCAGGAAGAAGCCAGATGGGCATACGTACTTGGCAAAAAAGTCGTCTTACTATCAGATAGAGAAAAGAAACTTTCAAAAGCACTTCTATTAAGTAAAGATCTTGATACAGAAGGCCTTATACAAGCACTTAGAAGTATATTAAAAGAATATTTTAGATTTGATACAGACAAAGTCACCAAAGAAAGAAAAAATAATGTGAATTTGTCTATAGCAAGAAGACTTCAAAGTATACTATATAAAAAGAATAAAGAAACAGAGACCTTATTTGTAAGAAGTGGTAGCGGAAGCGGAAATAAAGAAGGCTCTGTAACACTATCTCATGAAGACCATTTTATAAACAATATAGAAACGTTACAAAGAAATAGAGATTATATAGAAAGCTGTTTTGGAAGCTGCATATATACTGACGAAGAAATGAAGGTATTAGAAAAGGATATATGCACGAATAGTGATGAAAACTGTCATGTATGGATAACGAATGGTATCAATAAAAATAAGACTATAAAAGATGCCAAGGCTTTTAAGAGTATTGAAACGTTTAATGATCAGATAAATAAAAATATAGCCTTTTATAACAGTAGGACTTATCAGATACAGGAAAGCATAAGGAACCTTTCTGCGCAGATAAATACAATATTTGAATCTTATCTTAGATGCCTTCCGCAGGAGTCCAAAAGCGGAATACTTGAAAGCAGTAAGGCCTATAGACTTTCGCTGATGAAAGATACAAGAGTCTTCTTAAATGAAGGCGATGAGAAGGATTATAAAATTACAGTTGATATATTATTGGATGCATCCCAGTCCAGAATGAACTTTCAGGAGAGCATAGCATGTGAAGCATATATGATCGCTGAGAGCTTTGTAAAGGTGCATATTCCTGTGAGCATTAAAGCTTTCAGATCAATATGCGGATATACTGTTCTTGAGAATCTAAAGAACTATAAAGATATGCATAGTCATGGAGCCTTTAATTATGTCGCAGCAGGTTGGAACCGCGACGGACTGTGTTTTAAATTGCTGGATCATTTATACATGGATGAAGAAGAGCAAGAAACAGAAAGGTTTCTCTTCGTACTTACAGACGCAAGTCCTAATGATTCTATGCCTATCAAAAATGCAGGTGCGGGATTAAGGGTTAAGGAATACGAGGGACTTGCGGCAGTAGATGATGCAAGGAAAGCGGTGCAGAGTTTAAAAAAGCATGGAATAAATATAGGCGCAGTATTTTTTGGCGCAAGCCTGCACCTTGATAATGTAAGTATTATCTATGGAGATGACTACGAAAGGATAATAAATATGCGGCAGCTCCCTGATGCTGTAGGAGATCTTCTAAGAAGGCTTCTTCAAAGAAAGAGTCTATGATATACTTCCCACTTTGACAGATTAGAATTCACAAGGTGGGAAGTCAAAGCTCATTATTAAGCTCGGAAAGTTTAGTTCTTGCCTTATCAGGGGCAGAAGTCATAAGCTCTTTTTCAGAGAGAACTTCAGCTTTGATGCCGTGATGTAATATAGCATTACATGCGTTATCATAAGAAGAAACAGGGACTTTTATATAATAAATGTCTCTGTCAATCCTGCCATTTGGCCCGAAATTTCTAGGATCAAGCTGGGAAGCACATCCTCCGGGGATTATTTCTTCCTGAAGATAATGGCCTGATGATACATGCCTAAATCCTTCAGCTTTTAATATGGATTTTATCTTCCGGTAGGTATTTTTATCTCTTTTTCTGTAAATATACTTTTTGCGTTCAAATAGGGTATTTATAAAGTGAGAAAAACTGTTAAAAGAAAAGCTCTTTGACTTGTTGCTATATTTAGTATGAACATGTCCCATAGAAATTCCCTCCCTTTATACTATTATCCTTCTTTAGGATGATAAATACAATAAAGTAATTACTTTATCAAGGTGATGCGATAAAAATAATTATGGACATGTTTAAGTAATGATGCTATATATATTTAAGAACTTTGATTTAGCAAACATCATATTATGATAATAAAATTAAAACTATCCTGTGGAAATTTGAATAAATAATAAAATAAAATATAGAAAAGAGGAAAGTTTAGTGAGAGCGGAGACAAAATGTATTCAGGCAGGCTATGAACCTAAAAATGGTGAGTCTCGTCTGATGCCAATAGTTCAGTCAACAACATTTAAGTATGACACAAGCGAAGACATGGGAAAGCTGTTTGATCTTGAAGCAAGTGGATATTTTTATACAAGACTTCAGAATCCAACGAACGACTATGTTGCAGCTAAGATCGCAGCACTTGAAGGCGGAACAGCAGCAATGCTTACATCTTCCGGACAGGCAGCAACTTTTTTCTCAGTATTTAATCTTGCCGGCAATGGAGATCATGTTATAGCATCATCAACAATCTACGGCGGAAGCTTTAATCTGTTTAATGTTACAATGCGCCGTATGGGTATCGATTTTACTTTTGTTGATCCTGATTGCTCAGATGAAGAGCTTGAAAAAGCTTTTAAGCCTAATACCAAAGCAGTATTTGGAGAAACTATAGCTAATCCGGCACTTATAGTATTCGATATCGAGCGCTTTGCTAAGGCAGCTCATGCACACGGTGTTCCGCTTATTATAGATAATACATTTGCAACACCTATAAACTGTCGTCCTTTTGAATGGGGAGCAGATATAGTTACCCATTCTACTACCAAATACATGGATGGACATGATGCTACAGTAGGCGGAGTTATCGTTGATTCAGGTAACTTTGACTGGATGGCTCACGCAGATAAGTTCCCGGGACTTTGTACACCGGATGAATCATATCATGGAATAACATATGCAGAGAAGTTTGGCAAAGAAGGTGCATTCATTACCAAGTGTACAGCGCAGCTCATGAGAGATCTTGGTTCTATCCCTTCTCCTATGAACTGCTATATGCTTAATCTTGGACTTGAGTCTCTTGCAGTACGTATGGAGAGACATGTATCCAATGCTATGAAGGTAGCACAGTTCCTTCAGGATAGCGACAAAGTTGAATGGGTCAATTATCCAGGACTTCCAGGCAACAAATATTATGAAAGAGCAAAGAAATATATGCCCAAAGGAACCTGCGGAGTTATATCTTTCGGGGTTAAGGGCGGACGCAAAGCAGCCGAAGAATTTATGAAGCATCTCAAAGTTGCCATGATCGCAACGCATGTAGCAGATGCACATACCTGTGTGCTTCATCCGGCATCTTCAACACATCGCCAGATGACAGATGAAGAACTCCTTGCAGGCGGTGTATCACCGGATCTTGTAAGATTATCAGTTGGAATCGAGAATGTTGATGATATTATAGAGGATTTGGAACAGGCACTCGGAGCTATCTAAGCTCAAAGGAGGTTTCTGTGCAAATTATACCTGATATCAAAGAAAGTGATAGTAGCCTTCGTAAGACAGGAATCAGTTTGCTGCTTCTTGCAAAGTGGATTATCCTTGGACTGATAGTAGGTATCATAGTTGGGTTTGTGGGCGCAATATTCGCCCACTTACTCACTTTTGCAAATATATATCGTCATAATAATCCATATGTACTTCTACTGTTACCACTGGCAGGTATATTAATTGTATATCTGTATCATTTTTTTAATGATCATAATGATACAGGTACAGATCTTATTATCAAGGCCATCACGGCCAATGAATCAATCCCCATTTTTAAAACGCCTCTAATCATAATAGCTACATTTCTTACCCATCTATGCGGAGGATCAGCAGGTAGAGAAGGCGCGGCACTTCAGTTTGGCGGAAGCCTCGGATATAACATCGGCAAAGTTATAAAGCTATGCGATGATGACAAAAAGATAATGACAATGTCTGGAATGGCGGCAGCATTTTCATCTTTATTTGGAACGCCCATAGCTGCAGCTGTCTTTTCTATAGAGTTGTCAAGCGTTGGTGCTATGCATTATGCAGCTCTTGTGCCAAGTGTAGCAGCTTCTTTGGTTGCACTGTACGTTGCCAGATATTTCGGAGTAGGTGCTGATGTATTTTTTGTCAAAATAGTTCCGCAGCTTACAGCGCAGCTTGCAATAAAGAGTGTATTCATTGCAATAATCGGTGCTTTTATAGGGATAATGTTCTGTCTTAGCATCAGATATACAAGAAAAGCTTTTTATAAAATAATAAAAAATTCGTATATAAGAGTTATATGCGGTGGCCTGATAATAATAGGATTATCCTATGTATTTAAAGGCGGATATTATAATGGAGCAGGAATAGAAGTTATAGAAATGGCCTTTAATGGCGAATCACCTTACATTGCTTTTCTGATAAAAATGATTTTTACTGCAATAACGTTAGGATCAGGTTTTAAAGGAGGAGAGATTGTTCCGACTCTGTATATAGGTGCTACTTTTGGAAGGCTGTATGCAAGCATAGTAGGATTTCCAAACCAGCTTGCAGTAGCTCTTGGTATGCTGGCTCTATTTTGCAGCGTAACTAACTGTCCTATAGCATCACTACTTATCGCGTTTAAACTATTTGGGTATGAAGGAGCATTTTATTATATGATAGTGACCGCCATCAGCTACGCTATTTCCGGCTATGACAGTCTGTATGGAAGTCAGAGAATCAAGTATTCCAAGTTCAAATATAAATAAATGAATAAATAATATGACGTAAGGGATAAAAGCCATAATATAAGATGTGTTTTAGGTATTTACCTGCAATAATAAAGCCCCTGCAAATTGCAGGGGCAAAAACATCACGATCACAGCATTTTGATAAACTTGTTACCATCTGTTGAGAAGCCAATCTTATTAAGATAATTAAGATGCTCATTTGACGGATTACTCATCTGAGCCTTGGTAAGGCCAAAGGATTTAAGATGAGAGAAGATGAATTTACCAACTGAGCAGTCTCTATACGCTGGGACTGTATAGTCTATCATAATATCAAAACAATTGTTATTTATAGTTCCTACAGTTATTCCAACAGGTACATCTGAATTAAATACTATAAATGCAGTATCTTCAGCTGTAAGATCTCTGTATCCCGGGAAATACTTTTTGATGTCATCAAGGTATCTTGCAACAAGATCTCCAAGAATAGCATCATTGCCGGGAGCTTTCACCATTCTATATTCCGGACTGTTATTGCTTAGCTTTCTCATATTGATGACATTGATAATGATAAGAGCAAGGTTCATAACAAGAGTAGGGTATGCATGTATTGCTATAGCATAGATTACAGCCAGTATGCTTCCTGCAGTGTTGATGATCCTAAGCTTCATTACAGAAGTCATGAGCATTGATATTACAACAAGTAGTGATCCAACATAACCGATGATATCAAAGATTGATAGATTTAGATTCATAATAACCTCCATGTAGATAAATATTAATAGACTCATATAAGTGCTATGT contains:
- a CDS encoding AAA family ATPase, which produces MTKWTDFLKEEGISQEIIKDIELFNETHRSKDVYKSRIPDPKYLYYGKDTWEKALCSILAGENILLAGPKATGKNVLAQNLAAVFERPIWDVSFHINVDASWLIGTDTYDGEKVVFRQGPILKCALNGGFGVLDEINMARNEALAVLHSVLDFRRVLDVPGYERTSLDDATRFIATMNYGYAGTRDLNEALCSRFAVIDMPVISDDDLKRLIMREFPDIRKDICDQFTYLYKEIEKKAESAQITERALDLRGLLDAISLMRKGIKSGPAISMCIVNKTFDSYERKLVQDVVDARISADLDRKVIFA
- a CDS encoding chloride channel protein produces the protein MQIIPDIKESDSSLRKTGISLLLLAKWIILGLIVGIIVGFVGAIFAHLLTFANIYRHNNPYVLLLLPLAGILIVYLYHFFNDHNDTGTDLIIKAITANESIPIFKTPLIIIATFLTHLCGGSAGREGAALQFGGSLGYNIGKVIKLCDDDKKIMTMSGMAAAFSSLFGTPIAAAVFSIELSSVGAMHYAALVPSVAASLVALYVARYFGVGADVFFVKIVPQLTAQLAIKSVFIAIIGAFIGIMFCLSIRYTRKAFYKIIKNSYIRVICGGLIIIGLSYVFKGGYYNGAGIEVIEMAFNGESPYIAFLIKMIFTAITLGSGFKGGEIVPTLYIGATFGRLYASIVGFPNQLAVALGMLALFCSVTNCPIASLLIAFKLFGYEGAFYYMIVTAISYAISGYDSLYGSQRIKYSKFKYK
- a CDS encoding O-acetylhomoserine aminocarboxypropyltransferase/cysteine synthase family protein — encoded protein: MRAETKCIQAGYEPKNGESRLMPIVQSTTFKYDTSEDMGKLFDLEASGYFYTRLQNPTNDYVAAKIAALEGGTAAMLTSSGQAATFFSVFNLAGNGDHVIASSTIYGGSFNLFNVTMRRMGIDFTFVDPDCSDEELEKAFKPNTKAVFGETIANPALIVFDIERFAKAAHAHGVPLIIDNTFATPINCRPFEWGADIVTHSTTKYMDGHDATVGGVIVDSGNFDWMAHADKFPGLCTPDESYHGITYAEKFGKEGAFITKCTAQLMRDLGSIPSPMNCYMLNLGLESLAVRMERHVSNAMKVAQFLQDSDKVEWVNYPGLPGNKYYERAKKYMPKGTCGVISFGVKGGRKAAEEFMKHLKVAMIATHVADAHTCVLHPASSTHRQMTDEELLAGGVSPDLVRLSVGIENVDDIIEDLEQALGAI